In one Arenibacter antarcticus genomic region, the following are encoded:
- a CDS encoding RagB/SusD family nutrient uptake outer membrane protein, whose translation MKYKIKIAALILSFLFWSCDIEPEITDSYSDEVAWSSEENLELYLNTFYPLIGQSYYSPAVGLDANTDILKMNSPTDYQNLMAYGSIEITSASNPLGNWNWGYSWIRTCNEFLDGLKKNGDKLDPLIVKRAEGEVRWFRAHVYFELAKRYGGQAILFDDLPKEEHHPLSTSEVTWSFIEKDLDFAALNLPNKGEVPLGKLTKGAAYGLKARVMLYAERWKKASDAAKEVMDMGQYGLYPSYADLFKLRRSANINNPESIVEFGFTSPDFGYSFDYFYTPPGDQGYSQVSPTENLVSSYQMADGSSFDWDNPAHKDSPYANREERFYASILYNGSEWKGRNIETFVNGVDGFAVGGGTTSTGYYMRKLFDGSVKTQDVGFEPGELTYYYMRYAEILLIYGEAMAQQDNLVEALKALNEVRERAGFTQLVDASTKKGFMDLLHHERKIELAFEGHRYWDLRRWGLASDILGNLQWEGTKITKIDDSNFEYEVLNIDNGRNHNFPDRYNRFPIPTVELQRNPLIKQFPEWE comes from the coding sequence ATGAAATATAAGATTAAAATTGCCGCATTAATATTGAGTTTTTTATTTTGGAGTTGTGATATCGAACCTGAAATAACAGATTCTTATAGTGATGAGGTTGCATGGAGTAGTGAAGAAAACTTAGAGTTGTATCTCAATACATTTTATCCATTAATTGGCCAAAGCTACTACTCTCCAGCTGTAGGGCTGGATGCAAATACCGATATTTTAAAAATGAATTCCCCTACAGATTATCAAAATCTTATGGCTTATGGGAGTATCGAAATTACCTCTGCAAGTAATCCTCTTGGAAATTGGAATTGGGGATATAGCTGGATTCGTACGTGTAATGAATTTCTGGATGGTCTTAAAAAAAACGGAGATAAATTGGACCCACTAATTGTAAAACGAGCGGAAGGCGAAGTGCGCTGGTTTAGGGCTCATGTTTATTTTGAGTTAGCAAAACGATATGGTGGCCAGGCGATACTATTTGATGATTTACCAAAAGAAGAACATCATCCATTATCCACTTCCGAAGTGACCTGGAGCTTTATCGAAAAGGACCTTGACTTCGCTGCTCTTAATCTACCTAATAAGGGAGAAGTTCCATTAGGGAAGTTAACTAAAGGTGCAGCATATGGTTTAAAGGCAAGGGTTATGCTTTATGCAGAGCGCTGGAAAAAAGCTTCAGATGCGGCAAAAGAAGTTATGGATATGGGGCAATACGGATTATATCCTAGTTATGCAGATTTATTTAAGTTAAGAAGATCCGCTAATATTAATAATCCAGAAAGTATCGTAGAGTTTGGATTTACTTCCCCAGATTTTGGATATAGCTTTGACTATTTCTACACTCCTCCCGGAGATCAGGGATACTCACAGGTTAGTCCAACTGAGAATTTGGTTTCTTCATACCAAATGGCAGATGGATCCAGCTTTGATTGGGATAATCCAGCACATAAGGATAGCCCTTATGCAAACCGAGAAGAACGGTTTTATGCGTCGATATTGTATAATGGATCCGAATGGAAAGGGAGAAATATTGAAACCTTTGTAAATGGTGTCGATGGTTTTGCCGTTGGAGGAGGAACTACTAGTACAGGTTATTACATGAGAAAGCTTTTCGATGGAAGTGTAAAAACCCAAGATGTAGGTTTTGAACCAGGTGAATTGACCTATTACTATATGCGATACGCAGAAATTCTCTTAATCTATGGGGAAGCTATGGCACAACAAGACAATCTAGTAGAAGCACTGAAAGCTTTAAACGAAGTGCGTGAACGTGCTGGATTTACACAACTGGTTGATGCTTCCACAAAGAAGGGATTTATGGACCTCCTTCATCATGAGCGTAAAATTGAACTAGCCTTCGAAGGTCACCGATATTGGGATTTAAGACGATGGGGTTTAGCCAGTGATATACTGGGTAATTTGCAATGGGAAGGCACTAAAATTACTAAAATTGATGATTCAAATTTTGAGTACGAGGTTTTAAACATTGATAATGGCAGAAATCATAATTTTCCAGATCGCTACAATCGTTTCCCCATCCCAACTGTTGAATTGCAACGAAATCCTTTAATAAAACAATTCCCAGAATGGGAATAG
- a CDS encoding DUF5018 domain-containing protein: MKDIKLLYLLILAVCLITSCETAQYQEFDNIQESPLLNFIVKKIGESSEYRSLQDASFNDGDTLYIKIPTTDEDPVDLSRLNAYASLAHNAVVTPNIQGEMDFTDVVKITVLDGDKVPYNYHIKVIPVLPKTVFKHIWFKNATDLGIVRTNISGMAVHNDHLFVADFNVWDAGDNTSGVRVYNKLSGSLEKIIPAPTTFTSQVCIDEAGHVLVNRYNIYGAGFMLYLYDTIDSEPELLLNYSEAMGCPVGLGRKISVIGNLKSGKAYVYATTESNDTFYYWEFNNGIPVNVIPTSMKYASAGGDWLFASIQRASLEDDSDHYLTFFQTDGSDPNREQGSRFDILTSGFDIQRLNYANHSYKILDFKVFNIQEDRFLAILEQGFLPWDAFSVKVFEITDHNTLEIQPGDQGYEDFLIFESDIYGGVNYNRWGDIDVDIVGDEAFIYATFPTNESATSGIWAYKMKYNKE, encoded by the coding sequence ATGAAAGATATAAAATTATTATACCTATTGATATTGGCTGTGTGTTTAATAACATCTTGTGAAACAGCTCAATATCAGGAATTTGATAATATTCAAGAATCTCCTTTGTTGAACTTTATAGTTAAAAAAATTGGAGAATCATCTGAATACCGAAGCCTTCAGGACGCTTCATTTAACGACGGTGATACTTTATACATAAAAATCCCAACTACCGATGAAGACCCTGTAGATCTAAGTCGCTTAAATGCATACGCCAGCTTAGCCCATAATGCAGTAGTTACACCTAACATTCAAGGAGAAATGGATTTTACTGATGTTGTGAAAATCACAGTATTAGATGGAGATAAAGTACCTTATAATTATCATATTAAAGTAATTCCTGTTTTGCCTAAAACGGTATTTAAACATATTTGGTTTAAAAATGCTACTGATTTAGGCATAGTGCGTACAAATATTTCTGGTATGGCAGTGCACAATGACCATTTGTTTGTGGCCGACTTTAATGTATGGGATGCAGGTGATAATACCAGTGGGGTGAGAGTGTATAACAAACTATCCGGGTCATTAGAAAAAATTATACCTGCACCAACAACTTTTACAAGTCAAGTATGTATTGATGAAGCTGGTCATGTTCTAGTTAATCGTTATAATATTTATGGTGCAGGTTTTATGCTCTATTTGTATGATACAATTGATAGTGAGCCTGAGTTGCTTTTAAACTATTCTGAGGCCATGGGATGTCCCGTAGGGCTAGGAAGAAAAATTAGTGTTATTGGAAATTTAAAAAGTGGCAAGGCATATGTATATGCAACTACCGAAAGCAATGACACTTTTTATTATTGGGAATTTAATAATGGGATACCAGTTAACGTGATTCCAACATCAATGAAGTATGCAAGTGCTGGTGGTGATTGGCTATTCGCCTCCATTCAGAGGGCAAGTTTGGAAGATGATTCAGATCATTATTTAACATTTTTCCAAACGGATGGTTCTGACCCAAATCGTGAACAAGGAAGTCGCTTTGATATTTTAACATCTGGATTTGATATCCAGCGGTTGAATTATGCTAATCATAGCTACAAAATTCTGGACTTTAAAGTATTTAATATTCAGGAAGATCGCTTCTTAGCTATTCTTGAACAAGGGTTTTTACCTTGGGATGCTTTTAGTGTTAAGGTTTTTGAAATAACAGACCATAATACTTTAGAGATCCAACCTGGGGATCAAGGATATGAAGATTTCCTGATTTTTGAATCAGATATTTATGGAGGGGTTAATTATAATAGATGGGGAGATATTGATGTAGACATTGTTGGAGATGAAGCTTTTATTTACGCAACCTTTCCAACAAATGAAAGTGCAACATCCGGTATTTGGGCTTATAAGATGAAGTATAACAAGGAATAA
- a CDS encoding ADP-ribosylglycohydrolase family protein, whose protein sequence is MQLIILTGCQLDNEPQKNIAFSDQEKIVLSKKDLKDKVKGGWAGQVIGCTYGGPTEFKWLGSMINDKVPIPWDENQMKFWYDQFPGLYDDVYMDLTFVSVFEKHGLDAPTKLHAEAFANAGYTLWHGNQAARYNILNGIEAPESGHYYNNPHANDIDFQIEADFAGLMSPGMINSSSKICDEIGHIMTYGDGWYGGVFIAAMYSQAFVSNDINFIVREALKAIPLESQFYKMISDVIEWHKLYPEDWKRTWFEIQQKWSFEHGCPDGVFKPLNIEASLNATYIVLGLLYGEADYGKTIDISTRAGQDSDCNPSNAAGILGTMIGYDNIPKYWKQGLDKVENVNFSYIDMSLLDAYDISYNHAEKMIAKHGGKILRDSVEIRYQKVIPVRFEESFAGLQPKEIISYQWPFDGKMIDNEEDEYEIEFEGAGIVISGYPSKAIYNSPNHNLKIEVYVNNEFTETLSIPTETLVRKTDIYWNYQLKNKNNTIKLVSSDIPSGYQVNFTSALIYSN, encoded by the coding sequence ATGCAACTGATTATTTTAACTGGTTGCCAATTGGACAATGAACCCCAAAAAAACATAGCGTTTAGTGATCAAGAGAAAATAGTATTATCTAAAAAGGACTTAAAAGACAAGGTAAAAGGAGGATGGGCCGGACAGGTAATTGGTTGTACTTATGGAGGGCCAACAGAGTTTAAGTGGTTAGGGTCAATGATAAATGACAAAGTTCCTATTCCTTGGGATGAAAATCAAATGAAATTTTGGTATGATCAGTTCCCAGGGCTTTATGATGATGTTTACATGGACTTAACCTTTGTTTCAGTCTTTGAAAAACATGGCTTGGATGCCCCTACAAAATTACATGCCGAAGCGTTTGCAAATGCGGGATATACGCTTTGGCATGGAAACCAAGCAGCTAGATACAATATCTTAAATGGCATTGAGGCTCCAGAATCCGGACATTATTACAACAATCCTCATGCCAATGATATTGATTTTCAAATAGAAGCAGATTTTGCAGGACTTATGTCACCTGGTATGATTAATTCTTCCTCGAAGATTTGTGATGAAATCGGGCACATTATGACTTATGGTGATGGGTGGTATGGTGGCGTATTTATAGCAGCTATGTACTCCCAAGCTTTTGTTAGTAATGATATAAACTTCATTGTCAGAGAAGCCCTTAAGGCTATCCCTCTAGAAAGTCAATTTTATAAAATGATTTCTGATGTAATTGAATGGCATAAACTTTATCCAGAAGATTGGAAAAGAACTTGGTTTGAAATTCAACAAAAATGGTCATTTGAGCACGGATGCCCTGATGGAGTATTTAAACCATTAAATATAGAAGCAAGTTTAAATGCCACATATATTGTCCTTGGGCTGCTCTATGGGGAAGCTGATTATGGAAAGACGATAGATATAAGCACACGTGCTGGGCAAGATTCAGACTGTAACCCTTCAAATGCAGCAGGGATACTTGGAACTATGATTGGATATGACAATATTCCAAAATACTGGAAACAAGGGCTAGATAAAGTTGAAAACGTAAATTTTAGTTATATCGATATGTCTTTGTTGGATGCCTATGATATAAGCTATAATCATGCTGAAAAAATGATTGCCAAACACGGAGGAAAAATATTGAGGGATTCGGTGGAAATAAGATATCAAAAAGTAATCCCGGTAAGGTTTGAAGAATCGTTCGCAGGTTTGCAACCAAAGGAAATAATTAGTTATCAATGGCCCTTTGATGGGAAGATGATTGATAATGAGGAAGATGAGTATGAGATAGAATTCGAGGGAGCTGGAATTGTGATTAGTGGCTATCCATCAAAAGCAATCTATAATTCACCAAATCATAATTTGAAAATTGAGGTCTATGTTAATAACGAATTTACTGAAACCTTGTCAATTCCAACAGAAACCCTGGTTCGAAAAACAGATATTTATTGGAACTATCAGCTGAAAAATAAAAATAACACCATTAAACTAGTGAGTTCTGATATACCTTCTGGATATCAAGTAAACTTTACTTCAGCACTTATTTATTCAAACTAA
- a CDS encoding Gfo/Idh/MocA family protein, which yields MKKNKNIGRRSFVQMTGLASLGVASYSFAPIPINSFVSPKDLEIAPLKGKRVGIIGLDTSHSEVFTRMINSGEVSGGYKVVAAYPHGSADIPEALKMKPGITKAVMAMGVEIVDSIETLLEKVDVVLLETIDGRPHYEQALPVLKSGKPMFIDKPLAADLADAEKIYAASRKYKSPIFSSSALRYDQKVQEVVNGAIGKVTGADVYTPAVIEPHHMDLAWYGIHGVEMLFTVMGPGCKEVSRVYREGTDLVTGVWDDGRIGTVRGIRAGASNIAGTAFGEKGISPLGPFSSYVPLVESIITFFNSGIPPVSELETLEIFKFMHAADLSRKRNGKTIKLT from the coding sequence ATGAAAAAAAATAAAAATATAGGACGACGTTCCTTTGTCCAGATGACCGGTCTTGCCTCACTTGGAGTTGCTTCCTATTCCTTTGCTCCGATCCCTATTAACAGTTTTGTATCACCTAAGGATTTGGAAATTGCCCCCCTTAAGGGAAAACGTGTGGGAATAATCGGTCTGGATACCTCTCATAGTGAGGTGTTTACTAGGATGATCAACTCTGGCGAAGTATCTGGAGGTTACAAGGTAGTAGCGGCCTACCCTCATGGAAGTGCGGACATACCTGAGGCCTTGAAGATGAAGCCAGGTATTACCAAAGCCGTTATGGCCATGGGCGTGGAGATCGTTGATTCTATAGAAACCCTTTTGGAAAAGGTAGATGTAGTGCTACTTGAAACCATAGATGGCAGGCCACATTATGAGCAGGCACTTCCCGTTCTTAAATCAGGGAAGCCAATGTTTATTGACAAGCCCTTAGCTGCCGACCTTGCGGATGCCGAAAAAATCTATGCGGCCTCTAGAAAATATAAATCCCCAATTTTCAGTTCCTCGGCACTGCGATACGATCAAAAAGTCCAAGAAGTGGTTAATGGAGCTATCGGAAAGGTCACCGGTGCGGATGTATATACCCCAGCGGTAATAGAACCCCATCACATGGACCTTGCTTGGTATGGTATTCATGGGGTAGAGATGCTTTTCACCGTTATGGGCCCAGGATGCAAAGAAGTAAGCAGAGTCTATAGAGAGGGTACCGATCTAGTAACAGGGGTTTGGGACGATGGCCGTATTGGTACGGTCCGAGGAATCAGGGCGGGAGCTTCCAATATTGCAGGGACCGCTTTTGGTGAAAAGGGAATTTCTCCCTTAGGTCCGTTTAGTTCCTATGTTCCCTTGGTAGAAAGTATAATTACTTTTTTTAACTCGGGCATACCTCCTGTATCTGAATTAGAAACATTGGAAATATTCAAATTTATGCATGCTGCCGATCTAAGTAGGAAAAGGAATGGGAAAACCATTAAACTGACATAA